The sequence CCAAGGGGCTCGGCTTCGAGGGCATGTTCGCCGAGCTCTACGCCCGGCGGACGGGCTACTGCAAGGGCAAGGGGGGCTCCATGCACATCGCCGATCAGGACCTCGGCGTCCTCGGCGCGAACGGCATCGTCGGCGGCGGCATTCCCATCGCGGCCGGCGCCGCCCTCGGCATCCAGATGAAAAAGGAAAAACACGCTGTCGTCAGCTTCTTCGGCGACGGCGCAACCAACGAGGGCGCCTTCCACGAGGGAGTGAACCTCGCCGCCATCTGGAAGCTCCCCGTCGTCTTCGTCTGCGAGAACAACGGATTCGCCGAGAGCACCCCCCGCAGCTACCACCAGGCCATTCAGGATGTCGCCGACCGCGCGAAGGGCTACAACATTCCCGGCGTCACGGTGGACGGCATGGACCCGGCCGCCGTCTACGAAGTCGCCGGCGAGGCCATCCGAAGGGCCCGCGCGGGAAAGGGCCCCACTCTCGTCGAGGCCAAGACCATGCGCTTCGGGGGGCACTACCTCGGCGACCCCGGCACCGACTACGGCCACGACAAGGAAGTGAAAAAGTGGAAGCCCCGCGACCCGATCCCCAACTTCGCGGCCTCCCTCGAGAAAAAAAAATGGCTGAAGAAAGGCGACGCTGAGAAAATCCTCCAGCGCGTGAACGATGAAATCGAAAGCGCCGTCGAATTCGCCCGGCACAGCCCCGAGCCCTCCGAGGAGGAGGCGCTCACCGACATCTACGCCAACCTTTGAGCAGGACAGAAGAGAAACCCATGCGTACACTACTT comes from bacterium and encodes:
- a CDS encoding thiamine pyrophosphate-dependent dehydrogenase E1 component subunit alpha, whose amino-acid sequence is MPALNRKSALHIYETMVRIRRFEERSIALFQAGELYGHLHPYIGEEAVATGVCAHLTPQDQITSTHRGHGHMIAKGLGFEGMFAELYARRTGYCKGKGGSMHIADQDLGVLGANGIVGGGIPIAAGAALGIQMKKEKHAVVSFFGDGATNEGAFHEGVNLAAIWKLPVVFVCENNGFAESTPRSYHQAIQDVADRAKGYNIPGVTVDGMDPAAVYEVAGEAIRRARAGKGPTLVEAKTMRFGGHYLGDPGTDYGHDKEVKKWKPRDPIPNFAASLEKKKWLKKGDAEKILQRVNDEIESAVEFARHSPEPSEEEALTDIYANL